One window of Candidatus Omnitrophota bacterium genomic DNA carries:
- a CDS encoding site-specific DNA-methyltransferase: MNENNKNLKNLSFSTSLFSSDKLTDKKADIIKELLNKYFIKDMNDWRDINADLIITDPPFGIEFSGKNGNYHRNVNNVVDGYVEWKVSEYEEKIQQLLEVIKRNLKENGQALIFSGWNNSNIIHNRILQFNGLTLRGKMYWVYNFAPVCQRKTSHNVYEIYWITKGDKWSFNNRCTTHHCQQGEPNLSTLIFKRDYKVNMPKYPTRLPFKLLQCLLEHFSNEKDLIFDPLCGSGMVGVVSYMFNRNFIMGDLNKNGKIVFTHLLDYYLNNNGLLQDIKISTWWKNKK, from the coding sequence ATGAATGAAAACAATAAAAATTTAAAAAATCTATCTTTTTCTACTAGTCTTTTTAGTTCAGATAAATTGACAGATAAAAAGGCAGATATAATCAAAGAATTATTAAACAAATATTTCATTAAGGATATGAACGACTGGAGAGATATAAATGCTGATTTAATCATTACCGATCCGCCTTTCGGGATTGAATTCAGTGGTAAAAACGGAAATTATCATAGAAATGTTAATAATGTTGTTGATGGTTATGTAGAGTGGAAAGTTTCGGAATATGAAGAGAAAATACAACAATTATTAGAAGTAATTAAAAGAAATTTAAAAGAAAATGGTCAGGCTTTAATTTTTTCTGGATGGAATAATAGCAACATTATTCATAACAGAATTTTACAATTTAATGGATTAACGTTACGAGGGAAAATGTATTGGGTTTATAATTTTGCTCCGGTTTGTCAAAGAAAAACCTCTCATAATGTTTATGAAATTTATTGGATAACAAAGGGAGATAAATGGAGTTTTAATAATAGATGCACTACGCATCATTGTCAGCAAGGTGAACCAAATTTATCTACTCTGATTTTTAAAAGAGATTATAAAGTTAATATGCCTAAATATCCAACGCGGCTTCCATTTAAACTTCTTCAATGCTTATTAGAGCATTTTTCTAATGAAAAAGATTTAATTTTTGACCCTCTTTGTGGTAGCGGAATGGTTGGCGTAGTTTCCTATATGTTTAATAGAAACTTTATTATGGGAGATTTGAACAAAAACGGCAAAATAGTATTCACACATCTTTTAGATTACTATCTAAATAACAACGGCCTTCTTCAAGATATAAAAATTAGTACTTGGTGGAAAAATAAAAAGTAA
- a CDS encoding helix-turn-helix domain-containing protein — translation MTSGKVISENIKRLRAKLGLTQDDLAKKVDIKYTTLIKIESGAVNRPSVQIMAKIAKALGVNIEELIK, via the coding sequence ATGACAAGTGGAAAAGTTATAAGCGAAAACATAAAAAGACTGCGAGCGAAACTTGGTTTAACCCAAGACGATTTAGCCAAAAAAGTGGATATAAAATACACTACGCTTATAAAGATTGAAAGCGGAGCAGTTAACAGACCAAGTGTCCAAATAATGGCTAAAATTGCCAAGGCACTTGGAGTGAATATTGAAGAGTTAATTAAGTAA
- a CDS encoding M50 family metallopeptidase: protein MWLRVLKFILGILLIPFCFGTTVSLYHQISKISSYSTEEVVFLWGVVLYIVMHIFIFKPQRIYVFGHEMVHALFSWLSGGKIKKIKISDEGGEVKTDKINFLTLIAPYIFPTYTLLFSILFFVFDASYKLDIIYLRLFLFLLGFSLTMHILMTAETLRRIQPDLIQAGYLFSIVLIYLVNISLMAFVLSRIFSYFSFSSFFNLSLGLTRNIFSRILNQLFAI, encoded by the coding sequence ATGTGGTTACGCGTTTTAAAATTTATTCTTGGTATCCTTCTTATTCCTTTCTGCTTTGGAACTACAGTCTCCCTTTATCACCAAATTTCTAAAATATCTTCCTATTCCACTGAGGAAGTAGTTTTTTTGTGGGGAGTAGTTTTGTATATTGTGATGCATATTTTTATTTTTAAACCGCAACGTATTTACGTTTTTGGACACGAGATGGTTCATGCCTTATTTTCATGGCTAAGTGGGGGTAAAATAAAAAAGATTAAGATTTCTGATGAAGGAGGGGAAGTAAAAACAGACAAGATAAACTTTCTTACCTTAATTGCCCCCTATATTTTTCCTACCTATACCTTGTTATTTTCTATTCTGTTTTTTGTGTTTGATGCTTCTTATAAACTAGATATTATTTATTTAAGGTTATTTCTTTTCCTACTTGGTTTTAGTCTTACGATGCATATTCTTATGACCGCAGAGACTTTAAGAAGAATTCAGCCCGACTTAATTCAAGCGGGATATTTATTCTCTATTGTCCTCATTTATCTGGTTAACATTTCTCTTATGGCTTTTGTTTTGAGCCGTATATTTAGTTATTTTTCTTTTTCTTCTTTTTTTAATCTTTCCTTAGGGTTAACTCGCAACATATTTAGCCGTATTTTAAATCAGCTTTTTGCAATATAA
- the serS gene encoding serine--tRNA ligase — MLDLKFIRENPDKVRIALKNRGMKDDLLNDLLRIDTERRGLLNDLEELRRKRNLLSDEVGRLLQDKKNAQEKIIESKKVGSKIKELEGDLDSLEKKLKNLLLNLPNIPHDSVPVGPDASYNKIVRSWGKPRDFTFTPRTHLELGEYLDIIDFPRAAKLAGSNFVLFKGEGAKLQRALIDFMLDLHTKKHGYKEVWPPVLVNRTSMTATGQLPKLEMDMYCLRDDDFFLVPTAEVPVTNLHRDELLEEEILPLYYTAYTPCFRREAGSYGKDTKGLIRVHQFDKVELVKFTKPEDSYKEHELLVKDAEEVLQLLGLSYRVVLLSTGDLSFAGTKCYDLEAWAPGVGINLEVSSCSNFEDFQARRANIRFRRLTANGKQSTEYVHTLNGSGVALARTVICILENYQNEDGSITIPEVLRPYMDGKERLG; from the coding sequence ATGCTTGACCTTAAGTTTATTCGGGAGAATCCCGATAAAGTGAGAATTGCGCTTAAAAACAGAGGAATGAAAGACGATTTACTTAATGATTTGCTAAGGATTGATACCGAGCGTAGAGGATTATTAAACGATTTGGAAGAATTACGTCGGAAAAGAAATTTACTTTCCGATGAAGTAGGGAGGTTATTGCAGGATAAAAAAAATGCCCAGGAAAAGATTATAGAGTCTAAAAAAGTTGGTAGTAAAATTAAAGAATTAGAAGGTGATTTAGATAGTTTAGAGAAAAAGTTAAAGAATTTACTTCTAAATCTTCCCAACATTCCCCACGATTCAGTTCCCGTAGGACCAGATGCTTCTTACAATAAGATTGTTCGTTCCTGGGGAAAACCGAGAGATTTTACTTTTACCCCGCGTACGCATCTGGAACTAGGGGAATATCTGGATATCATTGATTTTCCGCGGGCAGCAAAATTGGCTGGTTCAAATTTTGTCTTATTTAAAGGAGAAGGGGCAAAGCTTCAGCGTGCACTCATTGATTTTATGTTGGACCTGCATACTAAAAAGCATGGTTATAAAGAAGTCTGGCCTCCAGTTTTAGTTAATCGCACGAGCATGACTGCCACTGGACAGCTTCCCAAGCTGGAAATGGATATGTATTGTCTTCGTGATGATGACTTCTTTTTAGTGCCTACTGCAGAAGTACCTGTTACCAACCTTCATCGTGACGAGCTCTTAGAAGAAGAAATACTTCCGCTATACTATACTGCATACACTCCCTGTTTTCGTCGAGAGGCAGGTTCATACGGTAAGGATACAAAGGGATTAATCCGTGTGCATCAGTTTGACAAGGTAGAGTTGGTAAAATTTACCAAACCCGAGGATTCATATAAAGAACACGAATTGTTGGTAAAAGATGCAGAAGAGGTTCTTCAGTTACTTGGGCTTTCTTACCGTGTAGTTTTACTTTCTACTGGCGATTTAAGTTTTGCCGGAACAAAATGCTACGATTTGGAAGCATGGGCGCCGGGTGTAGGGATTAATTTAGAAGTTTCTTCCTGCAGTAATTTTGAAGATTTTCAGGCACGACGGGCAAATATCCGCTTTAGGCGCTTAACGGCTAACGGTAAGCAGTCAACAGAATATGTTCATACTCTAAATGGTTCGGGAGTCGCTTTAGCCAGAACCGTAATTTGCATTTTAGAAAATTATCAAAATGAGGATGGCTCAATAACTATTCCCGAAGTTCTCCGTCCTTACATGGATGGCAAAGAACGGCTTGGTTAA
- a CDS encoding RtcB family protein, with protein MGVSWNGPLEKIDDYRFRIPKTYKPGMQVDGIIYTDEKMLDDIRQDQAAEQVANVSFLPGIVKYSLAMPDIHWGYGFPIGGVAATNPEKGGVISPGGVGYDINCGVRLVKTNLFIDEIKPKIKELITALFHTIPAGVGSTGEIKISVQEEQELLVKGARWAVAKGYGIKEDLECTEEGGCIGGADPADVSAKAYERGKKQSGTLGSGNHFLEIQEIDGIYDRSLAEKFGLEEGQITIMIHSGSRGLGYQVCDDYLETMGKAVRKYNINLPDRQLACAPIDSPEAEAYISAMRCAANYAWANRQCLMHLTRIVFERVFNKSWETLGIFLIYDVAHNIAKFERYIIDGKEKTLCVHRKGATRAFGPGHPDLPPRHKETGQPVIIPGDMGRNSYLLVGTSKAEETFYSTCHGAGRVMSRSQAIKSCSGRNVSRELEEKGIIVMASSRGTLAEEVPDAYKDVNDVVKVVSRAGISKTVCRMRPLGVIKG; from the coding sequence ATGGGTGTGTCTTGGAATGGTCCTTTAGAAAAGATTGATGATTATCGCTTTCGCATCCCTAAAACTTACAAACCAGGAATGCAGGTTGATGGGATAATCTATACAGATGAAAAGATGCTTGATGATATTCGTCAGGACCAGGCAGCGGAGCAGGTGGCGAATGTTAGTTTTTTACCGGGGATTGTAAAATATTCTTTAGCGATGCCAGATATCCACTGGGGCTATGGCTTTCCCATTGGCGGAGTAGCGGCAACTAATCCCGAAAAAGGCGGAGTGATTTCTCCTGGCGGAGTTGGTTATGACATAAACTGTGGTGTCAGGTTAGTTAAAACCAATTTATTTATTGATGAAATTAAGCCCAAAATTAAAGAACTGATTACTGCTTTATTTCATACTATTCCTGCCGGTGTAGGTTCTACGGGGGAAATAAAAATTTCGGTTCAGGAGGAACAGGAATTGTTAGTTAAGGGAGCACGCTGGGCAGTAGCTAAAGGTTATGGTATAAAGGAAGATTTGGAATGCACAGAAGAGGGGGGTTGTATTGGGGGAGCAGACCCCGCGGATGTTTCGGCAAAAGCGTACGAACGCGGTAAGAAGCAATCCGGGACCCTTGGTTCAGGAAACCATTTTCTGGAAATTCAAGAAATAGACGGTATTTATGATAGAAGTTTGGCAGAAAAATTTGGTTTAGAAGAAGGGCAAATTACAATTATGATTCATTCGGGTTCACGCGGTTTAGGTTATCAGGTGTGTGATGATTATTTAGAAACAATGGGTAAAGCAGTGCGTAAATATAATATTAATCTTCCTGATAGGCAACTGGCTTGTGCTCCCATAGATTCTCCAGAAGCAGAGGCTTATATTTCGGCGATGCGCTGTGCCGCAAATTATGCCTGGGCAAATCGGCAATGTCTTATGCACTTAACGAGAATTGTTTTTGAACGCGTATTCAATAAAAGTTGGGAAACACTAGGAATATTTTTAATTTATGATGTTGCTCATAATATCGCTAAATTTGAAAGATATATAATCGATGGGAAAGAAAAAACTCTTTGCGTTCATCGTAAAGGGGCAACCCGTGCATTTGGTCCCGGACATCCTGATTTACCGCCGCGGCACAAAGAGACTGGCCAGCCGGTAATTATTCCCGGCGATATGGGGAGAAATTCTTATTTACTTGTAGGAACGAGTAAGGCAGAGGAAACTTTCTACAGCACCTGTCACGGAGCTGGAAGAGTTATGTCGCGTTCGCAAGCAATAAAGTCTTGCTCAGGGAGAAATGTTTCGCGCGAATTGGAAGAAAAGGGGATTATTGTAATGGCTTCAAGCAGAGGGACTTTGGCCGAAGAGGTTCCTGATGCCTATAAAGATGTAAACGATGTAGTTAAAGTAGTATCTCGGGCAGGCATATCTAAAACTGTCTGTCGGATGAGACCGCTGGGAGTAATTAAAGGATAG
- a CDS encoding archease, protein MEKYRLISHTADLGIEVYGRSLEEIFLNSAYALFDLITELERVSAKDKIELTIASEDQNELLINWLRRLHSYYAIDEYLFRNFQILQLTSNEIKGFAEGEKFNPQRHILKKEIKAVTYHQIEIRKKENLYTTQIIFDV, encoded by the coding sequence ATGGAAAAGTATCGACTCATTTCACATACTGCCGATTTAGGGATAGAAGTTTATGGCAGGTCGTTAGAAGAAATCTTTTTAAATTCCGCCTATGCGCTGTTTGATTTGATTACAGAGTTGGAAAGGGTGAGCGCAAAGGACAAGATAGAACTAACCATAGCTTCTGAGGACCAGAATGAACTTTTAATCAATTGGCTTCGGCGTTTACACAGTTATTATGCTATTGATGAATATCTCTTTAGGAATTTTCAGATATTGCAACTTACCTCCAACGAAATAAAAGGGTTTGCCGAAGGTGAAAAATTTAATCCCCAGAGGCACATTTTAAAAAAAGAAATAAAAGCAGTAACCTACCATCAGATAGAAATTAGAAAAAAAGAGAATTTATATACAACGCAGATAATCTTTGATGTCTAA
- the frr gene encoding ribosome recycling factor, translating into MATVKEVLHQTEEKMHKTIEVIQREFATVRTSRASPTLLDHIKINYYGTLTPLRQLATISIPEPKLIIIQPWDQSALAEVEKEILRANLGLTPINDGKVIKLSIPPLSKERREELIKVVKKMAEDGRVAIRSIRHDANEQIRKLEKDKLIGEDDSFRNQEEVQKLTDKYIKQIDEILKIKEKEILEI; encoded by the coding sequence ATGGCTACGGTAAAGGAAGTTTTACACCAAACAGAAGAAAAGATGCATAAAACCATTGAAGTTATTCAACGGGAATTTGCCACTGTTCGGACATCACGCGCTTCGCCCACTTTACTTGACCATATAAAAATAAACTATTATGGGACTTTAACCCCTTTACGGCAGTTGGCAACTATTTCTATACCCGAGCCCAAATTAATTATTATTCAACCTTGGGATCAATCTGCATTAGCAGAAGTAGAAAAAGAAATCCTCAGAGCAAATTTAGGACTTACTCCTATAAATGACGGGAAGGTTATTAAGCTTTCTATCCCTCCTCTCAGTAAGGAGAGAAGAGAAGAACTTATTAAAGTGGTTAAGAAGATGGCAGAAGATGGCCGGGTAGCGATTCGTTCTATTCGCCATGATGCTAATGAGCAGATTAGAAAGTTGGAAAAAGATAAACTGATAGGTGAAGACGATTCCTTCCGCAATCAGGAAGAAGTTCAGAAACTCACCGATAAATATATAAAGCAGATTGATGAGATTCTGAAGATAAAGGAAAAAGAAATTCTGGAAATCTAA
- the pyrH gene encoding UMP kinase — translation MKKAKYKRVVLKLSGEALQGKEGYGIDPQVTLSIAQRIKEVNDIGVEIAIVIGGGNIFRGNKAASEGMDRSTADYMGMLATVINGLALQDALERIGVSTRLQTAIEMKELAEPYIRRRAIRHLEKGRVVIFAAGTGNPYFTTDTTAALRAIEINAEVILKGTKVDGVYTADPLKDKKARKFDVLEYIDVLKLGLKVMDATAISLCMDNHLPIIVFNLNKKGNIKKAILGEKVGTLVK, via the coding sequence ATAAAAAAGGCAAAATACAAGAGAGTAGTTCTTAAGTTAAGTGGAGAAGCACTCCAGGGTAAGGAAGGATATGGGATTGATCCTCAGGTTACTCTTTCCATTGCCCAGAGGATAAAAGAGGTTAATGATATCGGGGTAGAGATAGCGATTGTGATTGGAGGAGGAAATATTTTCCGCGGAAACAAAGCAGCTTCAGAGGGGATGGACCGTTCTACTGCTGATTATATGGGTATGCTTGCTACGGTAATCAATGGGCTTGCACTGCAGGATGCCTTGGAGAGAATAGGAGTTTCTACCAGGCTTCAGACTGCCATTGAGATGAAGGAATTGGCAGAGCCATACATAAGGAGGAGGGCAATTCGACACTTGGAGAAAGGAAGGGTGGTGATATTTGCGGCAGGTACAGGCAATCCTTATTTTACTACCGATACCACAGCTGCATTGAGAGCGATAGAGATTAATGCAGAGGTTATCCTCAAAGGAACCAAGGTTGACGGTGTATATACCGCTGACCCCCTCAAAGACAAGAAAGCGAGAAAATTTGACGTTTTAGAATATATTGATGTTTTAAAGCTTGGGTTGAAAGTAATGGATGCTACAGCGATAAGTCTTTGTATGGATAACCATCTCCCAATTATTGTTTTCAATTTAAATAAAAAGGGTAATATTAAAAAGGCAATTTTGGGTGAAAAAGTAGGGACACTTGTGAAATAG
- a CDS encoding elongation factor Ts, translating into MIDLIKELREKTGAGVMDCRRALIESKGDFNKAVQIIKERGIEIALKKSERQVKEGRVEAYVHLGDKLGVIVEINCETDFVARNELFKKMCRDVAMQIAAANPSYIKAEDIPQDVLKEEKKNFELGFSGDKKELSKQWEEYLSKFLKEKCLLEQPFIKDEKITVREYINSMIAQFGENIQVRRFTRYQLGE; encoded by the coding sequence ATGATAGACCTGATTAAAGAACTGCGCGAGAAAACTGGCGCAGGAGTAATGGATTGTCGCCGAGCACTGATTGAATCTAAAGGTGACTTCAATAAAGCAGTGCAGATTATTAAGGAGCGGGGTATAGAAATTGCTTTAAAGAAATCCGAGCGCCAAGTAAAAGAGGGAAGAGTGGAAGCATATGTGCATTTAGGAGATAAATTAGGGGTTATTGTAGAGATCAATTGCGAGACCGACTTTGTGGCAAGAAACGAATTATTTAAAAAAATGTGTCGTGACGTAGCAATGCAGATAGCCGCAGCAAATCCCTCTTATATAAAGGCTGAAGATATTCCCCAAGATGTTCTGAAAGAAGAAAAGAAGAATTTTGAATTGGGCTTCTCTGGTGATAAGAAGGAATTATCTAAGCAATGGGAAGAGTACCTGAGTAAATTCTTGAAAGAAAAATGTCTCTTGGAACAACCATTCATAAAAGATGAGAAAATTACAGTAAGAGAATATATTAATTCTATGATTGCTCAGTTTGGGGAAAATATCCAAGTCCGCAGATTTACTCGTTATCAATTAGGAGAATAA
- the rpsB gene encoding 30S ribosomal protein S2, which translates to MAIIELVRELLEAGVHFGHHRKRWNPRMKNFVFGERNGVLIIDLEKTADCLATACKFLEEISAKGGEVLLVGTKKQAQTIVEEEAKRCGSPFVNIRWLGGILTNFETIKKSIKRFEELIKMKENGLFAKLSKKEASRLSKELLRLERNLGGIVTMKKIPAALYIIDPKIEEIAVKEAIRLSIPIVALIDTNCDPTFITYPIPGNDDAIRSIRFITTKIVDSITEGKKKFAQFAPKDAKEEIKEETKEDVRVEVPEIPEEIEEKVEKKEEKKPHKAVKIRGKNA; encoded by the coding sequence ATGGCGATAATTGAACTCGTGAGGGAACTTTTAGAAGCGGGGGTCCATTTTGGGCACCACAGAAAACGCTGGAATCCACGGATGAAAAATTTTGTTTTTGGAGAACGCAACGGTGTTTTAATCATTGACTTGGAAAAAACCGCTGATTGTCTTGCCACTGCCTGCAAATTTTTAGAGGAAATAAGTGCCAAAGGAGGAGAGGTATTGTTGGTGGGGACCAAAAAACAGGCACAGACCATTGTAGAGGAAGAAGCGAAGCGATGTGGGTCTCCATTTGTGAACATTCGTTGGTTAGGGGGGATACTTACAAATTTTGAAACAATAAAGAAAAGTATCAAACGTTTTGAAGAGCTTATCAAGATGAAAGAAAACGGTTTATTCGCGAAACTTTCTAAAAAAGAGGCTTCGAGACTGAGTAAAGAACTTCTCAGATTGGAGAGGAATTTAGGTGGGATTGTAACTATGAAGAAAATTCCCGCTGCTCTTTATATAATTGACCCCAAAATAGAAGAAATTGCCGTTAAGGAAGCAATTCGTCTTTCTATTCCCATTGTTGCGTTGATTGATACTAACTGTGATCCTACTTTTATTACCTACCCTATACCTGGAAATGATGATGCGATTCGTTCGATAAGATTTATTACTACAAAGATTGTCGATAGTATAACCGAAGGCAAGAAAAAATTTGCTCAGTTTGCTCCTAAAGATGCTAAAGAAGAGATAAAAGAGGAGACAAAAGAAGATGTAAGGGTAGAGGTTCCCGAGATACCTGAGGAAATCGAAGAAAAGGTAGAAAAGAAAGAAGAGAAAAAACCACATAAGGCAGTGAAAATTCGCGGAAAGAATGCTTAG
- a CDS encoding ABC transporter ATP-binding protein/permease: MKLYLRLLKFVQPYGFILLLAILTMVISTLFDGVSLGMLVPLADNILSGKKIILSRSLPSFLTEIIEVINNTPSLVLLKITAILIIILFTLKGITTFLQGYLMNLVSQRIMRDIRNLIYEKIQSLSLDFYVRSKTGALVSRITYDVGWVQIAISEALADFIFFSLQLLLFTFIIFFIQPKLALISFILLPLIGLPAFRIGKMLRKISKRAQEKMAEINTVLYESITGVRIVKAFSMEDYEIKKFREYNHNFYHLILSAIKKSLVLGPVTEFFGACAGVFVLYLGGKEVIYGRISFGVFVLFLGSLLSLLKPFKRLSKVYTINQQALAAVGRVFEILDKQPSVKEVSCPYIMKSFEKELVFENVSFSYEEKDVLKDINLKVRKGEIVAIVGPTGSGKTTLVNLIPRFYDPTEGKILIDGIDLRELSIKSLRSHIGIVTQETLLFNDTVMLNISYGRPGASLDEITKAAKIANAHDFIVQLPEGYNTLIGEHGAKLSGGERQRLAIARAVLKNPSILILDEATSQLDSTSERIVQEALERLMQDRTVLIIAHRLSTIKNADRIVVLQGGKIAEMGNHEELMSKCMIYKDMYEMQSLVS, from the coding sequence ATGAAGCTATATTTAAGATTGTTAAAATTTGTTCAGCCCTATGGTTTTATTTTGCTTTTAGCGATATTAACTATGGTTATTTCTACCCTTTTCGATGGCGTTTCCTTAGGGATGCTTGTTCCGCTTGCGGATAATATTCTTAGCGGTAAAAAAATTATTCTCTCACGCAGTTTACCTTCTTTTCTTACAGAAATCATTGAGGTGATAAATAATACTCCCAGCCTTGTTTTGCTAAAAATAACCGCTATTTTGATTATCATTCTCTTTACCCTCAAAGGAATAACTACTTTTTTACAAGGTTACCTTATGAATCTGGTAAGTCAGAGGATAATGCGTGATATAAGAAATCTTATTTATGAGAAAATTCAATCTCTTTCTTTAGATTTTTATGTCCGTTCTAAGACAGGAGCTTTAGTTTCTCGAATTACCTACGATGTAGGATGGGTTCAGATTGCCATATCTGAGGCGTTGGCAGATTTTATTTTCTTCTCTCTGCAGCTTTTACTTTTTACATTTATTATTTTTTTCATTCAGCCCAAGCTTGCCTTAATTTCTTTTATCCTGCTTCCTCTGATTGGATTACCTGCTTTCCGTATAGGAAAAATGCTGCGCAAAATAAGTAAACGCGCGCAGGAGAAAATGGCAGAAATTAATACCGTACTTTATGAATCGATTACAGGGGTAAGAATTGTTAAGGCATTTTCGATGGAAGATTATGAGATTAAAAAGTTCAGAGAGTATAACCACAACTTTTATCACCTTATTCTCAGTGCTATCAAAAAGAGTCTTGTGCTTGGCCCGGTTACAGAATTTTTTGGTGCCTGTGCAGGAGTTTTTGTGCTTTATTTAGGTGGTAAAGAAGTAATCTATGGCAGGATTTCTTTTGGGGTCTTTGTGCTTTTTTTAGGCTCCCTGCTTTCTTTGCTTAAACCCTTTAAGCGTCTGAGTAAAGTATATACCATAAATCAGCAGGCTTTGGCTGCGGTGGGAAGGGTATTTGAGATATTAGATAAGCAACCTTCAGTAAAAGAAGTTTCTTGTCCCTATATAATGAAATCTTTTGAGAAAGAGTTAGTCTTTGAGAATGTAAGTTTTTCTTATGAGGAAAAAGATGTTCTTAAAGATATAAATCTTAAGGTTAGAAAAGGAGAGATTGTGGCTATTGTAGGCCCTACGGGTTCAGGGAAGACTACCTTAGTTAACCTTATACCACGTTTCTACGACCCTACCGAAGGCAAGATTTTGATAGATGGTATAGATTTAAGGGAGTTGAGTATAAAATCTTTGCGTTCTCATATAGGCATTGTCACGCAAGAAACACTTCTTTTTAATGACACCGTAATGTTGAATATCTCTTATGGTAGACCCGGAGCGTCTTTGGATGAAATAACGAAGGCTGCAAAAATAGCCAACGCTCATGATTTTATCGTGCAGTTGCCCGAGGGATACAATACTTTAATCGGTGAACACGGAGCAAAACTTTCCGGCGGTGAAAGACAGAGGCTGGCAATTGCTAGAGCGGTGTTGAAAAATCCCTCGATACTCATTCTTGATGAAGCCACTTCCCAACTTGATAGCACATCTGAGCGGATTGTCCAAGAGGCACTGGAACGATTGATGCAGGACCGTACGGTATTAATTATTGCTCATCGGCTTTCTACGATAAAGAATGCAGATAGAATAGTTGTTTTACAAGGTGGTAAAATAGCAGAAATGGGCAATCATGAAGAACTAATGAGTAAATGTATGATTTATAAAGATATGTATGAAATGCAGAGTTTAGTTTCCTAA
- the amrS gene encoding AmmeMemoRadiSam system radical SAM enzyme — MREAEFYEKLAGNNVRCFLCNHRCLIADGKKGICGVRENIKGILYSLVYGKLISQHVDPIEKKPFFHFFPGSLAYSVATVGCNFKCDFCQNYEISQIVRSKGEIFGEEVAPEVVVDSAIEYGCKSLSYTYTEPTIAYDYYKEIMRLAKKRGLYNNFVTNGYMTEELLSDALGYLDAANVDLKSFSSGFYKNICGARLEPILESLKIMKKMNIWLEVTTLLIPGLNDSEQEIRNCAEFIYSLGNETPWHISRFYPHYKMDDVSPTPLRALHKAREIGLEVGLKYVYAGNVPGDEGEDTYCYGCKKKVIRRYGFQVLEYNIDNSYCHFCNTQIEGVGL; from the coding sequence ATGAGAGAGGCAGAATTTTATGAGAAGCTTGCAGGAAACAATGTCCGTTGTTTTCTCTGTAATCATCGTTGTTTAATTGCTGATGGTAAAAAGGGAATTTGCGGAGTAAGGGAGAATATAAAAGGTATTCTCTATAGTCTTGTTTACGGGAAATTGATTTCTCAACATGTAGACCCTATTGAAAAAAAGCCTTTTTTCCACTTTTTCCCCGGTTCCCTTGCTTATTCAGTTGCTACCGTGGGGTGCAATTTTAAATGCGATTTCTGTCAGAATTATGAGATTTCTCAAATAGTGAGAAGCAAGGGAGAAATTTTTGGAGAGGAAGTTGCTCCTGAAGTAGTAGTAGATTCAGCCATAGAGTATGGATGCAAGAGTCTTTCTTATACCTACACTGAACCCACAATCGCTTATGATTATTATAAAGAAATAATGAGGCTGGCGAAAAAACGAGGTCTTTATAATAATTTTGTTACCAATGGCTACATGACAGAGGAGTTATTGAGTGATGCTCTTGGTTATTTAGATGCAGCCAATGTTGACCTAAAGTCGTTCAGCAGTGGTTTTTATAAAAATATATGCGGAGCAAGACTTGAGCCGATTTTGGAATCTTTAAAAATAATGAAAAAAATGAATATCTGGTTAGAGGTAACCACTTTGCTTATTCCTGGGCTTAATGATAGTGAGCAAGAGATAAGGAATTGTGCCGAGTTTATTTATAGTTTAGGTAATGAAACTCCCTGGCATATTAGCAGATTCTATCCGCATTATAAGATGGATGATGTTTCTCCTACTCCTCTTCGTGCTTTACACAAGGCAAGAGAGATAGGTTTAGAAGTGGGGCTTAAGTATGTCTATGCGGGAAATGTTCCTGGAGATGAAGGAGAAGATACCTATTGCTACGGTTGTAAGAAAAAGGTTATTAGAAGATATGGTTTTCAGGTCTTGGAATACAACATAGATAATTCTTACTGTCATTTTTGTAATACGCAAATAGAAGGAGTCGGTTTGTAA